One genomic window of Leptospira harrisiae includes the following:
- a CDS encoding UTP--glucose-1-phosphate uridylyltransferase: MDKQKSDQLIRETMKAAGLTDAFIADFIAKVDAVRNGETGMVNWEEVGDLDPKTDEISLESIHSSYPTDLNLLSKLVVIKLNGGLGTSMGLDKAKSLIPIKGSMSFLAVMAKQIEFIRSEFGIDVPLLFMDSYNTQKDSQEELEKNGFKQTLRTSFLQNKVPRLDAETFTPVQNKNEKENWCPPGHGDIYFTMVQEGILDELLSKGFEIAFLSNGDNLGATVDPHIVSYLLKEDIHFAMEMTPKTLADKKGGAIYRKTVGGKFIKYELLETAQVPKEHENEFSGLGKFRTFSTNNLWINLRALKERFNQGNFSLSLIVNPKQVDGKSVIQLETAMGSAVGNFHKFKGIIIPRDRFAPVKKTEDYLIRRSDAYILNEDFSLTMTKERKSTGLGEVLVQLDETYYKKIHQFDHLFQQYPSLLYCEELKVTGAILFDVPISVKGKVTFLNKSGALKKISSLNKTKFENETISL; this comes from the coding sequence ATGGATAAACAGAAATCAGACCAACTGATTAGAGAAACAATGAAAGCCGCTGGACTAACAGATGCATTCATCGCCGATTTTATCGCTAAAGTGGATGCTGTAAGAAACGGTGAAACCGGGATGGTGAATTGGGAAGAGGTGGGAGATTTGGATCCCAAAACCGATGAAATTTCCCTAGAATCCATCCATTCCTCTTACCCCACAGACCTAAATCTTCTCTCAAAACTTGTGGTGATTAAATTGAATGGTGGACTTGGAACCAGCATGGGACTCGACAAAGCAAAGTCCCTCATCCCCATCAAAGGTTCAATGTCCTTTCTGGCTGTCATGGCAAAACAAATTGAATTCATTCGTTCCGAGTTTGGGATTGATGTCCCTCTACTTTTTATGGATTCTTATAATACCCAAAAAGATTCGCAAGAGGAATTGGAAAAAAACGGATTCAAACAAACTCTTAGAACCAGTTTTTTGCAAAACAAAGTTCCGAGGTTAGATGCAGAAACTTTTACGCCCGTTCAAAACAAAAATGAAAAAGAAAACTGGTGCCCGCCGGGACACGGTGATATCTATTTTACTATGGTACAAGAAGGGATTTTGGATGAATTACTTTCCAAAGGTTTTGAAATCGCTTTCCTTTCGAATGGTGATAACTTAGGGGCTACAGTTGATCCACATATTGTCAGTTATCTTTTGAAAGAAGACATTCATTTTGCGATGGAGATGACTCCAAAAACGTTAGCAGACAAAAAAGGTGGTGCCATTTATCGCAAAACTGTCGGCGGAAAATTTATCAAGTATGAACTTTTGGAAACTGCTCAAGTACCAAAAGAACATGAAAACGAATTCAGTGGACTTGGAAAATTTAGAACTTTTTCTACTAACAATCTTTGGATTAATCTTCGTGCTTTAAAAGAAAGATTCAACCAGGGAAACTTTTCCTTATCACTCATTGTGAATCCCAAACAGGTAGATGGAAAATCTGTCATTCAATTGGAAACCGCAATGGGAAGTGCTGTTGGTAATTTTCATAAATTCAAAGGAATTATCATTCCTAGAGATCGATTTGCACCTGTGAAAAAAACAGAGGACTATTTGATTCGTAGGTCAGATGCTTATATTTTAAATGAAGATTTTTCTCTTACGATGACCAAGGAGAGAAAGTCAACAGGGCTTGGTGAAGTTTTAGTACAGTTGGATGAAACATATTATAAAAAAATTCACCAATTTGATCACCTATTCCAACAATATCCATCTTTATTGTATTGCGAAGAATTAAAGGTGACTGGCGCGATTTTATTTGATGTGCCAATTTCTGTCAAAGGGAAAGTGACTTTTCTAAACAAATCAGGTGCTTTAAAAAAGATATCTTCGTTGAATAAAACGAAATTTGAAAACGAAACAATTTCTTTATGA
- a CDS encoding LA_0364 family Cys-rich lipoprotein, whose product MKQIFIFCILLGFVNCGAPFSFRSACYERNKCSTIEGACFLRNDAFYKAATNSPEYSAQDLTAIVGSCLGLEKTCRKNCDSGTIF is encoded by the coding sequence ATGAAACAGATTTTTATTTTTTGTATACTTCTTGGATTTGTCAATTGCGGCGCTCCCTTTTCCTTCCGATCTGCATGTTATGAGCGTAATAAATGTTCAACGATCGAGGGGGCCTGCTTTTTGCGTAATGATGCCTTTTATAAGGCAGCTACAAACAGTCCAGAATACAGTGCTCAGGATCTCACCGCCATCGTCGGAAGTTGTTTGGGTTTAGAAAAAACCTGTCGAAAAAATTGTGATAGTGGTACTATTTTTTAA
- a CDS encoding fibronectin type III domain-containing protein, whose amino-acid sequence MLRNNKHRIAIGTIFIALSLMIVGFQSKPITGKTESKSSPRKSGLIPDPFELYQSIPPFRPEQTSSDLPGSYDFTNDFPPPSDQGIYKDNVGYTVGYGLISYLESKKKGIKNLSTVAPSSANGQKVLYSPNFIYNQLNSGKDQAVSLLDALVLAESRGSVTLEQMNESSSSFRTRPKADIVEAGRKARLRRIYRIEPHDLSTIKLALIEKRPVLISYLVYENFRDPKQDSVFELGTGEILGAQSLVILGFNDKKRAFKVWNSWGPTWGDQGYLWVSYDTFPKYTKSVYVADSETENELLTQNKLSDALESLDYGEHNLFPPGEVFASRGDFSDRIRISWSREKRAIGYEIYRKRKIDSKYQLVGLSKQAFFEDFGIQKNTAYNYRVASLDENFLSKASLDSNDGYAVEPTRPAGILPVTNLRATVAPTNDRIILEWDPQPISTTYTIYKWNPMARIYRFLGKTEKTSYIDLKASRNGDSEIYQVIPERNQLIGESSDYVSAHLDPSEVLKPRPINLTASKGLYAGATILQWEGSPSAITYHIFRKTNGAWKEIAKTTDLQYKDDTSSEKESFYAVASEFDGNLFSLPSEPDIGFPSLVAGRSTGIKSPELIVSENRKTSEFLFSWNLIPKVTSYKIYMRKKNDPEWSLVKETSESNFKLQNLTKNQFYFFAIQSVSKGNGESLFSKPITSVISETVVDVKKVKTFGESAIQKFIGPWTAMYWDGKNKVKPVRLTIEAEDVEGNIIMKWNENEIFRGKNIVDSDLLEEKGKWKIKLSPNYDSLSGEFEDRVLVPEKSQLSFIRE is encoded by the coding sequence ATGTTACGGAACAACAAACACCGAATTGCGATAGGAACCATTTTTATCGCTTTATCCCTTATGATTGTTGGGTTTCAATCCAAACCAATTACCGGAAAAACAGAATCCAAATCTTCACCAAGAAAATCAGGCCTAATCCCCGACCCTTTTGAACTTTACCAAAGTATCCCACCATTCCGTCCTGAACAAACAAGTTCAGACCTACCTGGAAGTTATGATTTTACTAACGACTTCCCACCTCCTTCCGACCAAGGGATCTACAAAGATAATGTTGGTTATACGGTAGGATATGGTCTGATTTCTTATTTAGAATCTAAAAAAAAAGGAATTAAGAACTTATCCACTGTTGCTCCTAGTTCTGCTAACGGACAAAAGGTTTTATATTCACCTAACTTTATTTACAACCAATTGAACAGTGGAAAAGACCAAGCAGTTTCTCTATTGGATGCCCTAGTTCTTGCCGAAAGTCGAGGTTCAGTCACTTTAGAACAAATGAACGAATCTTCTTCCAGCTTTCGGACAAGACCCAAAGCCGATATCGTAGAAGCAGGTAGAAAGGCTAGGTTACGTAGAATTTACCGAATTGAACCACACGACCTATCTACCATCAAACTAGCATTAATTGAGAAAAGGCCAGTGTTGATTAGTTATTTGGTGTATGAGAATTTTCGTGATCCAAAGCAGGATTCAGTTTTTGAATTGGGAACGGGTGAAATTTTAGGTGCCCAGTCCCTCGTCATTTTGGGTTTTAACGATAAAAAAAGAGCCTTTAAAGTTTGGAATTCTTGGGGACCCACTTGGGGAGACCAAGGTTATTTATGGGTTTCATACGATACCTTTCCTAAATACACGAAATCAGTTTATGTAGCAGATTCCGAAACCGAAAACGAACTACTGACACAAAACAAATTGAGTGATGCTTTGGAATCACTTGATTACGGTGAACACAACCTCTTTCCACCAGGAGAAGTATTTGCTTCCCGGGGAGATTTTTCTGATCGCATTCGAATCAGTTGGTCTAGGGAAAAAAGAGCTATCGGTTATGAAATATACCGAAAACGTAAAATCGATAGCAAATACCAATTGGTAGGACTTTCCAAACAAGCATTCTTTGAGGACTTCGGAATCCAAAAAAACACGGCATACAATTACCGTGTAGCAAGTTTGGACGAAAACTTCCTTTCTAAGGCGTCACTCGACTCTAACGATGGTTATGCGGTAGAGCCAACAAGACCTGCAGGGATTCTTCCTGTCACTAACCTACGAGCAACCGTGGCGCCCACAAATGACCGGATTATATTGGAATGGGATCCGCAACCTATCTCCACAACTTATACTATTTATAAATGGAATCCGATGGCGAGGATCTATCGATTTTTAGGTAAAACTGAAAAAACTTCTTATATTGATTTAAAAGCAAGTCGAAATGGGGATAGCGAAATCTACCAAGTCATCCCAGAACGGAACCAACTGATTGGAGAATCCAGTGATTATGTTTCTGCACATTTGGATCCATCAGAAGTTTTAAAACCAAGGCCAATCAACCTGACCGCATCCAAAGGATTGTATGCTGGAGCAACGATTCTGCAATGGGAAGGATCACCGAGTGCCATCACCTATCATATCTTTCGTAAAACGAATGGGGCTTGGAAAGAAATTGCGAAAACAACAGACCTTCAATACAAAGATGATACATCATCTGAAAAAGAATCTTTTTATGCCGTTGCTTCAGAATTTGATGGAAATTTGTTTAGCCTTCCTTCGGAACCCGACATTGGTTTTCCTTCTCTCGTCGCAGGAAGATCCACTGGAATCAAATCACCTGAACTAATTGTTTCAGAGAATCGAAAAACGAGCGAATTTTTATTTAGTTGGAATTTGATTCCCAAAGTTACTTCTTACAAAATTTATATGCGCAAAAAAAATGATCCTGAATGGAGTCTTGTCAAAGAAACGTCAGAATCTAATTTTAAATTACAAAACCTAACCAAAAATCAGTTTTATTTCTTTGCCATCCAATCAGTTTCCAAAGGAAACGGTGAAAGTTTATTTTCAAAACCAATCACCTCTGTGATTTCAGAAACCGTCGTTGATGTAAAAAAAGTAAAAACCTTTGGAGAATCCGCTATTCAAAAGTTTATTGGTCCTTGGACTGCGATGTATTGGGATGGGAAAAACAAAGTAAAACCTGTTCGTTTGACCATTGAAGCTGAAGATGTAGAAGGAAACATCATCATGAAATGGAATGAAAATGAAATCTTTAGAGGCAAAAACATTGTGGATTCTGACTTACTTGAAGAAAAAGGTAAGTGGAAAATTAAATTGTCACCTAACTATGATTCTTTGTCAGGTGAATTTGAAGACAGAGTTTTGGTTCCAGAAAAAAGCCAATTATCATTTATTCGAGAGTAG
- a CDS encoding energy transducer TonB: MKSFTLYLQYKLRRFGLFRASLFASVGLHLFCYLIYFILTLPSDAAFQETSIEDMDVSFEEIPPELIGGTSSPAPVEKQEWVEGSNKDAEEKPDNSDLNPNQLSGNGTDKDGYLFSFNGDRPPTPIIDFDLKSYFPEAAKAANISQKTVVVMVQVDEHGILQGVKIVSGRAGYGFDEAAIRIIQRARFSPGYDKGKPTRMAHRLPISFDLEED; this comes from the coding sequence ATGAAATCATTTACCTTATACCTGCAATACAAACTAAGAAGGTTCGGGCTCTTTCGGGCCAGTCTCTTTGCTTCCGTGGGATTGCATCTATTTTGTTATTTGATTTATTTTATACTCACACTTCCCAGTGATGCTGCCTTCCAAGAAACATCGATAGAAGATATGGATGTTTCTTTTGAAGAAATTCCACCCGAACTCATCGGTGGAACTTCGAGTCCTGCCCCTGTTGAAAAACAAGAATGGGTAGAAGGTTCAAACAAAGATGCGGAAGAAAAACCAGATAACTCCGACTTAAATCCCAACCAACTTTCTGGAAATGGAACAGACAAAGATGGGTATTTATTTTCCTTCAATGGAGATCGCCCTCCTACGCCCATCATTGACTTCGATTTAAAATCCTATTTCCCTGAAGCTGCTAAGGCCGCAAATATCAGCCAAAAGACTGTTGTTGTTATGGTACAAGTTGATGAACATGGAATTCTCCAAGGAGTCAAAATCGTTTCAGGCAGAGCGGGTTATGGGTTTGATGAAGCTGCCATTCGCATCATCCAAAGAGCACGTTTTTCTCCCGGTTATGATAAAGGGAAACCTACTCGAATGGCACATAGACTCCCTATCAGTTTTGATTTAGAAGAGGACTGA
- a CDS encoding MotA/TolQ/ExbB proton channel family protein: MQDFVDLGEKIIFLVMLFASILAIAVFIERLIVYKRNFNKESESLLDSLTLLIRHRDLKGTEKLLETHPMENSYTRFIHFVLEREKENHKGLEELMEGKILKEKLGLEERLPILNTLGNNTPFIGLLGTVLGVIKAFYGLGTLGNSGAEVVMRSISTALLATAAGLAVAIPVVMANNYFTRKMKLIIGHLEILSKEIHASFITSGKHNQSSSSTPNIHH; encoded by the coding sequence ATGCAAGATTTCGTAGACCTTGGGGAAAAAATCATCTTCCTCGTTATGTTATTTGCGAGTATCCTCGCAATTGCTGTTTTTATCGAAAGGTTGATTGTTTATAAACGTAATTTTAACAAAGAATCAGAGTCACTTCTGGATTCACTCACTCTTCTCATTCGCCATAGAGATCTAAAGGGAACAGAAAAACTCCTGGAAACCCATCCTATGGAAAATTCCTACACTCGGTTCATACATTTTGTTTTGGAACGAGAAAAGGAAAACCACAAAGGCCTCGAGGAATTGATGGAAGGGAAAATTTTGAAAGAAAAATTGGGTCTGGAAGAAAGACTTCCGATTCTCAACACCCTTGGAAACAACACTCCCTTCATTGGACTTTTGGGAACCGTTCTCGGGGTCATCAAAGCTTTTTATGGCCTTGGAACTCTTGGCAACTCAGGTGCCGAAGTGGTGATGCGAAGTATCTCTACCGCCCTACTGGCAACAGCAGCGGGACTTGCAGTGGCAATCCCTGTGGTTATGGCAAATAACTACTTCACACGTAAAATGAAACTCATCATTGGTCATTTAGAAATTCTTTCTAAAGAAATCCATGCGAGTTTTATCACGAGTGGAAAACACAACCAATCCTCTAGTTCTACACCAAACATCCATCACTAG
- a CDS encoding PilZ domain-containing protein, translating to MSSERRIYKRISEKVHLTYRVIQSGAASSQFLPKDKGEGDSQDISEGGLLFRTKEPMPLGTRLELELRFPDVKYVLYPKAKVVRLEEFGEGAFYEVGLEFNQMFDDDQKLLLEHISRLEV from the coding sequence ATGTCCAGCGAACGCCGAATCTACAAACGAATCTCTGAAAAAGTCCACCTCACCTACCGAGTGATCCAATCGGGAGCAGCTTCGTCTCAGTTTTTACCAAAAGACAAAGGAGAGGGGGATTCCCAAGACATTTCTGAAGGTGGGTTATTATTCCGTACAAAAGAACCAATGCCTCTTGGAACTCGATTGGAATTAGAATTGAGATTCCCTGATGTTAAATACGTTTTGTACCCTAAAGCAAAAGTGGTACGTTTGGAAGAATTTGGTGAAGGTGCATTTTATGAAGTTGGCCTTGAATTCAATCAAATGTTTGATGATGATCAGAAACTTTTATTAGAACATATTAGCCGATTAGAAGTATAA
- a CDS encoding sensor histidine kinase: MIRKIFVFFRGIPLDPISLFAVYSEIISKLYFLGFAYCLAYIQSVYLEWNALDNTNCILSAIQLVLSIILVCTSFFYRSIFPLAPIIVRLTFFLLVLVEIETGFHDPSIPYFDPRNWLTITALLATSSFFYPGLVWQYILEWSIVLLLYILRVYFANQTAIPEETWREMSTIFPLFLVAFFLNHWWFRTRYIAAYRGMLLEEKRRTFFQDIHDSLGSKLTDLFLLTQKLEKNPEEVTENHLQKLKQLSESALQSMRTQVQEEDQRELFQESLLDGLKLLVKKRYKLVGRAIDLNLVSIGEETMIKIPDPEVAHHLLQIFKEVTTNDLRYGNGTSEWKIEKKTENLFLQFVTESEKSELKETIFDSQSNKPVWIESGIGERGLYQRIKSLNGEINIVESPYQIRIKLPLSLFQI, from the coding sequence ATGATTCGTAAGATCTTCGTTTTTTTTCGAGGGATTCCGTTAGATCCTATCTCTTTATTCGCTGTTTATTCGGAAATCATCAGCAAATTGTATTTTTTAGGTTTCGCTTATTGCCTTGCTTACATCCAAAGCGTGTATCTGGAGTGGAACGCATTAGACAATACCAATTGTATCCTTTCCGCAATTCAATTAGTCCTTAGTATCATCCTTGTTTGTACTTCGTTTTTTTATCGAAGTATATTTCCATTGGCGCCAATCATTGTGAGGTTGACTTTTTTTCTTTTGGTATTGGTCGAAATTGAAACCGGTTTTCATGATCCTTCGATTCCCTATTTTGATCCTAGAAATTGGCTTACTATCACAGCTTTACTTGCTACTTCCTCTTTCTTTTATCCAGGCCTTGTCTGGCAGTACATTTTAGAATGGTCGATCGTTCTTTTGCTTTATATACTTCGAGTTTATTTTGCTAACCAAACGGCAATTCCTGAAGAAACATGGCGAGAGATGTCGACAATATTTCCTTTGTTTTTAGTCGCATTTTTTTTAAACCATTGGTGGTTTCGCACCCGATACATTGCGGCTTACCGAGGTATGTTGTTAGAAGAAAAACGTAGAACGTTTTTCCAAGATATCCATGACAGTTTAGGATCTAAGTTAACTGACTTATTTTTACTCACACAAAAATTGGAAAAAAATCCAGAAGAGGTTACTGAAAATCATCTTCAAAAACTAAAACAACTTTCCGAATCAGCTTTACAATCTATGCGAACACAAGTACAAGAAGAAGACCAAAGAGAATTATTCCAAGAATCTTTGTTAGACGGATTAAAACTATTAGTCAAAAAAAGATACAAACTTGTGGGTAGAGCCATTGATCTAAATTTGGTGTCCATAGGAGAAGAAACGATGATAAAAATTCCAGATCCAGAAGTCGCCCATCATCTCCTTCAAATTTTTAAAGAAGTGACTACCAATGATTTGCGGTATGGAAACGGAACATCTGAATGGAAGATTGAAAAAAAAACAGAAAATCTTTTTTTACAATTTGTTACCGAATCTGAAAAATCAGAATTGAAAGAAACGATTTTTGATTCTCAATCCAACAAACCAGTATGGATAGAGTCGGGTATTGGAGAACGAGGACTGTATCAAAGAATCAAATCTCTGAATGGCGAGATTAATATTGTTGAATCACCATATCAGATTCGTATCAAACTCCCTTTGAGTTTATTTCAGATATGA
- a CDS encoding response regulator transcription factor produces MKSILIGIIEDNVDFLQSLCGVLNQHSNFNLVTWNSAEDFWAKGQSKELDLLILDIGLPGMSGIDVLKTYHTMESRKSLVISSLQTDDAIFSALRNGASGYIWKSELDSLPETIQTLLDGGSVISPSIAAKVLLSFRKPQIHSEPLGVGVEVLTSRERQILDLIVEGDSPIQIASLFGTTVGTVRQQIKAIYKKLQVNTRVQMLKKARQFGIF; encoded by the coding sequence ATGAAATCCATTTTGATCGGTATCATAGAAGATAATGTTGATTTTTTACAATCGTTATGCGGTGTCTTAAATCAACATTCAAATTTTAATTTGGTTACTTGGAATTCCGCCGAAGATTTTTGGGCCAAAGGACAATCCAAGGAATTGGATTTATTAATTTTGGACATTGGCCTTCCTGGTATGAGTGGAATAGATGTTCTCAAAACTTATCATACAATGGAATCTAGAAAAAGCTTAGTGATTTCATCCCTACAAACCGATGATGCCATTTTTTCTGCTCTGAGAAATGGAGCCTCAGGGTACATTTGGAAATCAGAACTCGACTCTTTACCCGAGACCATTCAAACTTTACTTGATGGAGGGAGTGTGATTTCACCTTCGATTGCTGCAAAAGTATTGTTAAGTTTTCGTAAACCTCAAATCCATTCTGAACCTTTAGGAGTAGGGGTTGAGGTGCTCACATCAAGAGAAAGACAAATTTTAGATCTTATAGTAGAAGGGGACAGTCCCATTCAAATTGCTTCTTTATTTGGGACAACAGTTGGGACTGTGCGCCAACAAATTAAGGCCATCTATAAAAAACTCCAGGTGAACACTCGGGTACAAATGCTAAAAAAAGCCCGGCAATTCGGAATTTTTTAA